A genomic region of Pseudomonas migulae contains the following coding sequences:
- a CDS encoding superinfection exclusion B family protein, producing the protein MAMEWLGSVVSAVLKNAPGPMLAIGIASGLVLFSPDTLIESLGMAAIRVEHKAEIGGAFLLSIAYLSATTMLWLKDVIAKGWKTRSARLVREQRLRELTPAEKSYLAPYVLEHENTRYFEPEDGIAGGLSAKNMLYRSSNVFNMLQGVPFNIQPWCRDYLTAHPELLEGAAPPLQTGRRRRI; encoded by the coding sequence ATGGCAATGGAATGGCTCGGAAGCGTTGTCAGCGCTGTACTCAAGAATGCACCAGGACCGATGCTCGCCATTGGCATCGCAAGTGGCCTTGTCCTGTTCTCACCAGACACTTTGATTGAAAGCCTTGGGATGGCAGCCATCCGCGTAGAGCACAAGGCAGAAATCGGCGGCGCCTTCCTTCTTTCTATTGCGTACCTTTCCGCAACAACGATGCTTTGGCTCAAGGACGTGATTGCCAAGGGCTGGAAGACCCGATCCGCCCGACTCGTCCGAGAACAACGTCTCCGTGAACTGACGCCTGCCGAGAAGAGTTACCTAGCGCCTTACGTACTTGAACACGAAAACACTCGCTACTTCGAACCGGAAGACGGAATCGCTGGTGGTTTGAGCGCAAAGAACATGCTTTACCGTAGCTCCAACGTCTTCAACATGCTCCAGGGAGTACCATTCAACATCCAACCCTGGTGTCGGGATTACCTCACTGCGCACCCTGAGCTGCTTGAGGGGGCTGCCCCACCGCTACAGACTGGCCGAAGAAGACGTATCTAA
- a CDS encoding thermostable hemolysin, whose translation MPDFEWNIPLPLCFGQAETPPMSLARALPDTLARPVFEAFIQQRFRKAHGADIRHFMPELFGMSDVTGTLCAVAGVRLANTESLFLERYLDEPIEPLISAAADRPVDRSGIVEVGNLAASDTGSARLSIIAITYLLAMGGLEWVAFTGNIGLVNSFHRLGLKPVTLCAADPSRLGDDRHSWGSYYESKPWVHVGNIRAGFIHLRNIGMFNRLGLPLSIEESSHVA comes from the coding sequence ATGCCCGATTTCGAATGGAATATCCCTCTACCCCTGTGTTTCGGCCAAGCGGAAACGCCTCCGATGAGTCTGGCCAGAGCGTTGCCTGACACCCTGGCACGCCCGGTCTTCGAAGCCTTCATTCAGCAACGCTTTCGTAAGGCTCACGGCGCCGACATACGCCATTTCATGCCGGAACTGTTCGGCATGAGTGATGTGACAGGCACGCTCTGTGCGGTGGCCGGTGTGCGTCTGGCCAACACTGAATCGCTGTTTCTGGAACGTTATCTGGATGAGCCGATCGAGCCGCTGATCAGTGCCGCTGCCGACCGTCCCGTGGATCGCTCCGGCATCGTCGAGGTCGGCAATCTGGCCGCCAGCGACACCGGCAGTGCGCGATTGAGCATCATCGCCATCACGTACCTGCTGGCGATGGGCGGTCTGGAATGGGTGGCGTTCACCGGCAATATCGGCCTGGTGAACAGCTTTCATCGCCTGGGCCTGAAGCCCGTCACCCTGTGTGCGGCCGATCCCTCGCGGCTGGGCGATGACCGTCACAGCTGGGGCAGTTACTACGAGAGCAAACCCTGGGTGCACGTCGGTAACATTCGCGCGGGTTTCATCCATTTGCGCAACATTGGCATGTTCAATCGCCTGGGGTTGCCATTGTCCATCGAGGAATCCAGTCATGTCGCCTGA
- a CDS encoding antitoxin Xre/MbcA/ParS toxin-binding domain-containing protein, with protein MKENQREWHSMRHYQPDQASPAPTPWDSLGIPVSGPELITQLHQGFSIKTLQALSQLIEIDTQTLGKAISLSNTTLIRRFRAGRFNTVESDSIFRLATIILAALELFEGDGLSAKAWLQARQIGLGGRKPLDLVSTQVEANSILRLIGQIEHGVPS; from the coding sequence ATGAAGGAAAATCAGCGCGAGTGGCACAGCATGAGGCATTACCAGCCTGATCAGGCATCACCAGCTCCAACTCCCTGGGATAGCCTCGGCATCCCAGTATCCGGGCCGGAATTGATCACCCAGCTGCACCAGGGCTTCTCCATCAAAACCCTTCAAGCCCTTTCCCAACTCATCGAAATCGACACTCAAACTCTCGGCAAGGCCATCTCCCTGAGCAACACAACCTTGATCAGACGATTTAGGGCAGGGCGGTTCAATACCGTCGAAAGCGACTCAATCTTCCGTCTCGCTACCATTATTCTTGCTGCACTCGAACTCTTCGAAGGCGATGGGTTGTCAGCAAAAGCCTGGCTTCAAGCCCGACAGATCGGCCTCGGTGGCCGCAAGCCCCTGGACCTAGTAAGCACCCAAGTAGAGGCCAATTCGATCCTGCGGCTCATTGGGCAGATTGAGCACGGTGTTCCAAGTTAA
- a CDS encoding cytochrome b, translated as MTSHSVPQRYAALSITLHWLMLGLFVGVYACIELKGWLPRQHPLKGPLLGTHALFGLAIFSLVWVRLLGRLQKHPPISPRPPAWQTALAHLTHLALYALMIATPLLGWLMLSAAGKPIPYFAFTLPSPIAVDPDLAKQLKYWHEWVGTAGYWLIGLHACAGVFHHYWVRDNTLTRMLPKRFLP; from the coding sequence ATGACGAGTCACTCGGTACCACAGCGGTACGCAGCACTTTCGATCACCTTGCACTGGCTGATGCTCGGGCTGTTTGTTGGCGTCTATGCCTGTATCGAGCTCAAAGGCTGGCTCCCCCGCCAGCATCCATTGAAGGGTCCGTTGCTGGGCACCCATGCGCTGTTCGGACTGGCGATCTTCTCCTTGGTATGGGTCCGGTTACTCGGTCGTTTACAAAAACACCCGCCCATCTCGCCCCGCCCGCCTGCCTGGCAGACCGCGTTGGCCCACCTGACCCATCTTGCGCTTTATGCGCTGATGATCGCGACACCCCTGCTCGGCTGGCTGATGCTCAGTGCAGCCGGAAAACCGATACCGTATTTTGCTTTCACGCTGCCCTCACCCATCGCAGTCGACCCCGATTTGGCGAAGCAGTTGAAATATTGGCATGAGTGGGTCGGCACCGCCGGGTACTGGCTGATTGGCTTGCACGCCTGCGCAGGCGTTTTCCATCACTACTGGGTGCGCGACAACACCCTCACACGCATGCTGCCCAAACGCTTCCTGCCCTAG
- a CDS encoding tetratricopeptide repeat protein: MKKFTVCLLFTALSQSVWALDTADQQRLTGIQQSWAHIQYELPADQRTAAFEKLATQAAAFTRERQSVAEAWIWSGIVTSSWAGAQGGLGALSKVKDAKVDLEKALALDPKALQGSAYTSLGALYDRVPGWPIGFGDSDQAELLLKQALQLNPNGIDSLYFWGDHLYRQKRYGEARTALQKALQAAPRPGRELADAGRRKEIETLLVDVNKKLD, translated from the coding sequence ATGAAAAAATTTACCGTTTGCCTGCTGTTCACTGCGCTGAGCCAAAGCGTTTGGGCGTTGGACACCGCCGACCAGCAACGCCTGACCGGCATCCAGCAAAGTTGGGCGCACATTCAATACGAACTGCCTGCTGACCAACGCACCGCAGCGTTTGAAAAGCTCGCCACCCAGGCTGCTGCGTTTACCCGGGAGCGCCAATCGGTGGCCGAAGCCTGGATCTGGTCCGGTATTGTCACCAGCAGTTGGGCCGGAGCCCAAGGCGGCCTGGGTGCGTTGAGCAAGGTCAAGGACGCGAAGGTCGATCTGGAGAAAGCGCTGGCACTCGACCCCAAAGCACTGCAAGGCTCGGCCTATACCAGCCTCGGCGCCCTGTACGACCGCGTTCCCGGCTGGCCCATCGGTTTCGGTGACTCGGACCAGGCCGAGCTGTTACTCAAACAGGCCTTGCAACTCAACCCGAACGGCATCGATAGTCTGTACTTCTGGGGTGATCACCTCTACCGTCAAAAGCGCTACGGCGAAGCCCGGACAGCGCTGCAAAAAGCCCTGCAAGCGGCGCCACGTCCGGGCCGGGAGCTCGCCGATGCCGGGCGCCGCAAGGAAATCGAAACGTTGCTGGTGGACGTGAACAAGAAACTCGACTGA
- a CDS encoding RNA ligase — protein MSEPKFNQAFGITEFKHVNNISDIQPSVAAKKEIRFLAQPNGVTVACYMFMDSNTFDSAEALECRGIAFDRNGLIISRPLHKFFNIGEKQWLTQNMLVGRDDIAAIFEKLDGSMIATAWVEGALHWRSKKSFDSEVVLLTISFLEQPENEHIKSFAQEVASNGMTAIFEITHPYAQIVVAQDRPALRLLHVRDNTSGQYVMLDPGHSIHALIERFNVPIVARYDDISLSRALVSLDRMQGQEGYVVQFKNGDMVKLKCPWYQRLHNNVSMMRERDIARLALNEELDDVKGALVEVGIDLSGVNEVESRLKNILAAVMDEVDEIYEKGRHLCRKGFAIANNGHPLFGLAMQRYQGKEVTLIEWYSRSRLKQDFGFRNLGNGALADECHQNLDI, from the coding sequence ATGTCAGAACCAAAATTCAATCAGGCTTTCGGAATTACAGAATTCAAACACGTTAACAACATCTCAGATATTCAGCCGTCTGTAGCTGCTAAAAAAGAAATTCGCTTCTTGGCTCAACCCAACGGCGTAACAGTCGCCTGCTACATGTTTATGGACTCAAACACCTTCGATTCTGCGGAGGCACTTGAATGCCGTGGAATCGCGTTTGACCGCAACGGTCTGATCATCTCTAGACCACTGCATAAGTTCTTCAACATAGGTGAGAAGCAATGGCTTACCCAAAACATGCTGGTCGGGCGGGACGACATTGCGGCGATTTTTGAGAAGCTGGACGGCAGCATGATCGCGACAGCCTGGGTAGAAGGAGCCCTGCATTGGCGCTCAAAGAAATCGTTCGATTCGGAGGTGGTATTGCTGACGATTTCTTTCCTTGAGCAGCCTGAGAATGAGCACATCAAATCTTTCGCTCAGGAGGTTGCCAGCAACGGGATGACAGCGATCTTCGAGATCACGCATCCATACGCCCAAATTGTTGTCGCGCAGGATCGCCCTGCTCTGCGTTTGTTGCACGTTAGAGATAACACGTCGGGTCAATACGTCATGCTTGATCCAGGCCACTCCATTCACGCGCTCATTGAACGCTTCAATGTGCCAATAGTTGCCAGGTACGACGATATATCGCTGTCACGCGCTCTGGTGTCTCTGGATCGCATGCAGGGCCAGGAGGGATATGTGGTCCAGTTCAAGAATGGCGACATGGTGAAGCTCAAGTGCCCTTGGTATCAGCGACTGCACAATAACGTCTCAATGATGAGGGAGCGGGACATCGCACGCCTTGCCTTGAATGAGGAGTTGGACGACGTAAAAGGCGCTCTGGTAGAAGTTGGGATCGATCTTAGCGGTGTCAACGAGGTCGAGTCTCGCCTCAAAAACATCTTGGCAGCCGTGATGGATGAGGTTGATGAGATCTACGAAAAGGGACGCCACCTCTGCCGAAAAGGCTTTGCGATTGCCAACAATGGACACCCGCTGTTCGGTTTAGCTATGCAGCGTTACCAGGGCAAAGAGGTAACTCTCATCGAGTGGTACTCCCGCAGTCGTCTCAAGCAGGATTTTGGTTTCCGAAACCTGGGTAACGGCGCCTTGGCGGACGAATGTCATCAAAATTTAGATATTTAG
- a CDS encoding TenA family transcriptional regulator, translated as MSFFDTLQEATQQERHALFNLPIIRDALEGKVSLESYRAFLAQAYYHVRHTVPLMMACGARLPTRLEWLRKAVCEYIEDEYGHEQWVLDDIEACGGDRNAVRDGRPSMPIELMVSFLYDLIARDNPVGLFGMVNVLEGTSIALATHAADSIRERLSLPESAFSYLSSHGSLDIEHMQTYRRLMNTLDDPADQAAVIHASKVVYTLYTDMFRGLPRDGENRHAPV; from the coding sequence ATGAGTTTTTTCGACACGCTGCAAGAAGCCACGCAACAAGAACGCCATGCGTTGTTCAATCTGCCGATCATCCGCGACGCCCTTGAAGGCAAGGTCAGCCTGGAAAGCTATCGCGCGTTCCTGGCGCAAGCCTATTACCACGTGCGCCACACCGTGCCGTTGATGATGGCCTGCGGCGCCCGCCTGCCGACGCGCCTGGAATGGTTGCGCAAAGCGGTGTGCGAGTACATCGAGGACGAATACGGTCACGAACAATGGGTATTGGACGATATCGAAGCCTGCGGCGGCGACAGGAACGCGGTGCGCGACGGTCGTCCGTCCATGCCGATTGAATTGATGGTCAGCTTTCTTTACGACCTGATTGCGCGCGACAACCCGGTCGGCCTGTTCGGCATGGTCAACGTGCTGGAAGGCACCAGCATCGCCCTGGCCACCCACGCTGCCGACAGCATTCGCGAGCGGCTGAGCTTGCCGGAGAGCGCCTTCAGCTACCTCAGCTCCCATGGCTCTCTAGACATCGAACACATGCAGACCTATCGCCGGCTGATGAATACCCTCGACGATCCGGCGGATCAGGCGGCCGTGATTCACGCCTCCAAAGTGGTGTACACGCTCTACACCGATATGTTCCGCGGCCTGCCGCGCGATGGGGAGAACCGGCATGCGCCTGTCTGA
- a CDS encoding AMP-binding protein: protein MSPELQRFKQTLRSHAERKTSAIALWGDHLKVDYATLYAEVVYRQQRLRDEHLKVVALALDNGVEAMLWDLAALFEGLTCLTLPPFFSPAQRIHCLEQSQAGLVIAEPELEDELQRAGYEKNGEFWRRTFSGPNRMPEGTAKLTFTSGTTGTPKGVCLSAESLLTVARELDQASKPADPQHHLALLPLAILLENLGCYAALYAGATLSLPSQQTLGIQGASGVDVPRLLGCLAIRVPESLILVPQLLLMLVSAAEQKAFNPYPLRFAAVGGARVSEELLHRAQRIGLPVYEGYGLSECASVVCLNRPEARRPGSVGQPLPHVEIRLAQDGEVLVKGASLLGYLGEVPHTDEWWPTGDLGEFDPEGFLYLKGRKKHQFVTSFGRNVNPEWVEAELTQRRHIAQAFVYGEAMPRNHALLWPHRPDCTDEELAAAVAQANEALPDYAQVHQWTRLDQPFTPANGLLTANGRPRRDAIVERYRAQLTESALSEVSAS, encoded by the coding sequence ATGTCGCCTGAACTGCAGCGGTTCAAACAAACCCTGCGCAGCCATGCCGAGCGCAAGACCAGTGCCATTGCCTTGTGGGGCGATCACCTGAAAGTAGATTACGCCACGCTGTACGCCGAAGTGGTGTATCGCCAGCAGCGCTTGCGCGATGAACACCTCAAGGTGGTTGCCCTGGCGCTGGACAATGGCGTCGAAGCGATGCTCTGGGATCTGGCCGCGCTGTTCGAAGGCCTGACCTGCCTGACGTTGCCGCCTTTTTTCAGTCCGGCTCAACGCATCCATTGCCTGGAGCAGAGCCAGGCCGGGCTGGTGATTGCCGAGCCCGAACTGGAAGACGAACTGCAACGCGCCGGGTACGAAAAAAACGGCGAGTTCTGGCGCCGTACTTTCAGCGGCCCAAACCGCATGCCGGAAGGGACCGCCAAACTGACGTTCACCTCCGGCACCACCGGTACGCCCAAAGGCGTGTGCCTCAGTGCCGAGAGTCTGTTAACGGTCGCACGCGAACTGGATCAAGCGAGCAAACCCGCTGACCCGCAACATCACCTGGCCTTGTTGCCCTTGGCGATCCTGCTGGAAAACCTCGGTTGCTATGCCGCGCTGTATGCCGGTGCGACCTTGAGCCTGCCCAGTCAGCAAACCCTGGGCATTCAGGGCGCCAGCGGTGTTGATGTGCCACGCCTGCTCGGATGCCTGGCCATCCGTGTCCCCGAAAGCCTGATCCTGGTGCCGCAACTGCTGTTGATGCTGGTCAGTGCCGCCGAACAAAAAGCGTTCAATCCTTATCCATTACGTTTTGCCGCAGTGGGTGGGGCACGGGTCAGCGAAGAATTACTGCACCGTGCGCAACGGATCGGTCTGCCGGTGTACGAAGGTTATGGGCTGTCGGAGTGCGCCTCGGTGGTCTGCCTCAATCGGCCCGAGGCCCGCCGCCCCGGCAGTGTCGGCCAGCCACTTCCCCACGTGGAGATTCGCCTGGCACAGGATGGCGAAGTACTGGTCAAGGGCGCGAGCCTGCTCGGTTATCTGGGTGAGGTGCCACACACCGATGAATGGTGGCCGACCGGCGATCTCGGCGAATTCGACCCTGAGGGTTTTCTCTACCTGAAAGGGCGCAAGAAACACCAATTCGTCACCAGTTTCGGACGCAACGTCAATCCGGAATGGGTTGAGGCCGAATTGACCCAGCGCCGCCATATCGCCCAGGCCTTCGTCTACGGCGAAGCGATGCCGCGCAACCACGCGTTGCTCTGGCCCCATCGACCGGATTGCACCGACGAAGAACTGGCCGCCGCCGTCGCACAGGCCAACGAAGCCTTGCCCGATTACGCCCAGGTCCATCAATGGACCCGCCTGGATCAACCTTTTACCCCCGCCAATGGCCTTCTCACTGCCAATGGCCGACCGCGCCGTGACGCCATCGTCGAGCGTTACCGGGCGCAACTGACTGAATCCGCACTTTCCGAGGTGTCCGCATCATGA
- the terL gene encoding phage terminase large subunit, giving the protein MSASAAATASARAIAKYKCETDFLFFVRYFFKKREGKKFIVAEHHHEIVSYLMRCTVSDITRLIVNMPPRYGKTELIVIMFMAWSIACNPRAKFIHLSYSDELALDNSSKVKEIILSDEFKELWPEVQLKDDAKSKKKWYTTAGGGVYATSSGGAVTGFGAGSTSAESDGADEDKSHLEELKALGIELEWLDTEAEDGKFYGAIIVDDPIKPADAESAALRKTINGRMVNTVGSRVNSRKTPIIVVMQRLHEEDTTGFLLGGATGEKWEHLELPALRECEDGTLVALWPFKHTVEELIRMRDANGYVFSGQYQQRPTPENGGVIELGWFQRYTEEPAEFDQIVISFDTAQKEAEINDPSVALVLGKFRKRWYLLDVWRKRVTYPNLKRTAYALCELHKPVAALVEDKASGISLIQNMREDGMPVIKMEPGGVSKVIRMITEAPLLEAGLILLPEKATWLYDFEQELTNFPLAKHDDQVDALSQFLKWTRKATTFEQNLVIELPDDDGYDDFDDDF; this is encoded by the coding sequence GTGTCTGCCTCGGCTGCCGCTACTGCCTCTGCTCGGGCCATTGCAAAATACAAATGCGAAACCGACTTTCTCTTCTTTGTTCGTTATTTCTTCAAGAAAAGAGAAGGCAAGAAATTCATAGTGGCGGAGCATCACCATGAGATCGTGTCTTATCTCATGCGTTGTACCGTCTCAGATATCACACGCCTTATTGTTAACATGCCGCCCCGCTACGGCAAGACAGAATTGATCGTAATTATGTTTATGGCGTGGTCGATTGCTTGCAACCCAAGAGCCAAGTTCATTCATTTGAGTTATTCGGATGAGCTTGCCCTCGATAACAGCTCGAAAGTGAAGGAGATAATCCTCTCAGATGAATTCAAGGAGCTTTGGCCTGAGGTTCAGCTCAAGGACGACGCCAAATCTAAGAAAAAGTGGTACACGACAGCCGGTGGCGGTGTGTATGCCACCTCCTCGGGCGGTGCGGTTACAGGCTTCGGTGCTGGATCAACCTCCGCAGAATCCGATGGAGCCGACGAGGACAAGTCTCACCTGGAGGAACTGAAGGCTCTTGGTATTGAGCTGGAATGGCTGGATACCGAGGCAGAAGACGGCAAATTCTACGGAGCAATCATTGTCGATGACCCAATCAAGCCCGCTGACGCCGAGTCTGCTGCTCTTAGAAAGACGATCAACGGCAGGATGGTCAATACCGTAGGGAGCCGCGTAAACAGCCGGAAAACCCCGATCATCGTTGTAATGCAGCGTCTTCACGAAGAGGACACCACCGGTTTCCTGCTGGGAGGAGCTACAGGCGAGAAATGGGAGCACCTGGAGCTTCCGGCCCTGCGGGAGTGCGAAGACGGAACGCTAGTCGCCCTGTGGCCGTTTAAGCACACGGTAGAAGAGTTGATCCGGATGCGTGATGCCAATGGCTACGTGTTCTCCGGTCAGTACCAGCAGCGCCCTACTCCTGAGAATGGTGGAGTAATCGAACTAGGTTGGTTTCAACGTTACACGGAGGAACCTGCTGAGTTCGATCAGATCGTCATATCCTTTGATACCGCGCAAAAAGAGGCAGAGATAAACGACCCTTCAGTAGCCTTGGTGCTCGGTAAATTCCGCAAGCGCTGGTATCTACTAGATGTATGGAGAAAGCGTGTTACGTATCCAAATCTGAAGCGGACAGCGTACGCACTCTGTGAGCTTCACAAGCCAGTGGCTGCCCTCGTGGAAGACAAAGCCAGTGGTATTTCGCTCATCCAAAACATGCGTGAAGATGGGATGCCAGTGATCAAGATGGAGCCGGGTGGGGTTTCCAAGGTCATCCGGATGATTACTGAGGCGCCACTGCTTGAGGCAGGACTGATACTTCTGCCCGAAAAGGCGACATGGCTCTACGATTTTGAGCAGGAATTAACCAATTTTCCTCTCGCGAAGCACGATGACCAAGTGGACGCGCTTAGCCAGTTTTTGAAATGGACCCGCAAGGCCACCACGTTCGAACAGAACCTTGTGATCGAGCTGCCAGATGACGACGGTTATGACGACTTCGACGATGACTTTTGA
- a CDS encoding SDR family oxidoreductase, whose translation MRLSEARVVLTGASGGIGLAIASALCASGAHVLAVARHRESLEPLLARYPQHLCWIGADLTVLSDRRKVLAAAEAIGGVNLLINAAGVNHFAMLEQLEDSDIHAMLAVNIGAPICLTRLLLPLLKQAQSAMVVNVGSTYGSIGYPGYASYCATKFALRGFSEALRRELADTRVGVLYVAPRATRTSMNSPAAQALNDALKSNVDAPQTVASAVIHAIAGDRRDLYLGWPERFFVRLNSLLPNLVDRGLRKQLPLIRRLSQKPDNENLKP comes from the coding sequence ATGCGCCTGTCTGAAGCTCGCGTGGTATTGACCGGTGCCAGCGGTGGCATTGGCCTGGCGATCGCGTCAGCCTTGTGTGCCAGCGGTGCACACGTATTGGCGGTGGCCCGGCATCGCGAATCCCTGGAACCGTTGCTCGCGCGCTATCCGCAGCACCTGTGCTGGATCGGCGCGGACCTGACCGTTCTGTCCGACCGGCGCAAGGTGTTGGCCGCGGCGGAGGCCATTGGCGGAGTCAATCTGCTGATCAACGCCGCCGGGGTCAATCACTTCGCCATGCTTGAACAACTGGAGGACAGCGACATCCACGCCATGCTGGCGGTGAACATCGGCGCGCCGATCTGCCTGACCAGGTTACTGCTGCCGCTGCTCAAGCAAGCCCAGAGCGCGATGGTGGTGAACGTCGGTTCGACCTATGGGTCGATCGGCTACCCCGGTTACGCCAGCTATTGCGCTACCAAGTTCGCCTTGCGCGGTTTTTCCGAAGCCTTGCGCCGGGAGCTCGCGGACACCCGGGTCGGCGTTCTCTACGTTGCACCACGGGCTACCCGCACGAGCATGAACAGCCCCGCGGCGCAGGCCTTGAATGACGCTCTGAAATCCAATGTCGATGCCCCCCAGACAGTCGCCTCGGCGGTGATTCACGCGATCGCCGGCGACCGTCGTGATTTGTATCTGGGCTGGCCGGAGCGCTTTTTCGTGCGCCTGAACAGCCTGCTGCCCAATTTGGTGGACCGAGGCTTGCGCAAGCAATTGCCGCTGATCCGTCGCCTGAGTCAAAAGCCCGACAACGAGAACCTCAAGCCATGA
- a CDS encoding response regulator, with product MRLLLIEDDVALGEGIHQALGREGYTVDWVHDGSSALHSLLSETFDLAVLDLGLPRMDGLEVLRRLRDSGSNLPVLILTARDATEDRIAGLDAGADDYLIKPFDLAELKARLRALLRRSAGRAQALIEHAGISLNPGTQQVSYQGDPVALTPKEYQLLHELLSPPGRVMTRDHLMQLLYGWSEEAESNTLEVHIHHLRKKFSTDLIRTIRGVGYLVEERR from the coding sequence GTGCGCTTATTACTGATCGAGGATGACGTAGCGTTGGGCGAAGGCATCCATCAGGCCCTGGGTCGAGAAGGTTACACCGTTGACTGGGTGCACGACGGCAGCAGTGCCTTGCACTCGCTGCTCAGTGAAACCTTCGATCTTGCAGTGCTCGACCTTGGCTTGCCGCGCATGGACGGCCTTGAAGTGCTGCGGCGTTTGCGTGACAGCGGGTCGAACTTGCCAGTGCTGATCCTCACCGCTCGGGATGCCACCGAAGACCGTATCGCCGGACTGGATGCCGGCGCTGACGATTACCTGATCAAACCCTTTGACCTGGCCGAGCTGAAGGCGCGCCTGCGAGCGTTGTTACGGCGCAGCGCCGGTCGCGCCCAGGCGTTGATCGAACACGCGGGTATCAGCCTTAACCCCGGCACCCAGCAAGTCAGCTATCAGGGAGATCCGGTGGCGCTGACGCCCAAGGAGTATCAGTTACTCCATGAACTGCTCTCGCCTCCGGGGCGGGTCATGACCCGCGATCACTTGATGCAGTTGCTCTATGGCTGGAGCGAGGAGGCCGAGAGCAATACCCTGGAAGTGCATATCCATCACTTGCGCAAGAAATTCTCCACCGACTTGATTCGCACCATCCGTGGCGTCGGCTATCTGGTGGAGGAGCGCCGATGA